The Engraulis encrasicolus isolate BLACKSEA-1 chromosome 3, IST_EnEncr_1.0, whole genome shotgun sequence genome segment gaagcTGGATTTCGTGGCTCCAGTTCAGGGTGTGCACCACTACACTCTCTACTTCATGAGCGACGCCTATATGGGCTGCGATCAGGAGTACAAGTTCAACGTGGACGTCAAGGAGGCCGACAGCGAGGGAGACAGCGACtcagactagacacacacacacacacacacacacacacacacagacacacacacacacacacacacacacacacacacagcatagtgtagtgtagacgGCAAGGAGGCCGACAGCGAGGGAGACAGCGACtcagactagacacacacacacgcacacacactcagcatagtgtagtgtagacgTCAAGGAGGCCGACAGCGAAGGAGACAGCGACtcagactagacacacacacacacacacacacacacacacacacagcgtagatGTGATGTGTCTCCTctccccaatgtgtgtgtgtgcttcctaaAGTACTGGATCCCTGGTGCTAGATCCCTATTGGCTGTTTCTTGAGTGtctgtctctgctctcttctctcctgttgtAACACTTTGGAGTTTATTATAATTCTTTGGTCATTTTATAGTTAAAAACCCAAACCTACGACTTCTTTTTTTATTAACCTTATACTGTGTCAACATGAAGACAAATTAAATACAATTTGATGTTAGAAATGGTTGTGATCATGTGTGATTctagtgaaaacacacacacacacggtggcatGAATGTATTTCTTATTTGAGACGTCAGTTTTACCTTTTCCTGTCAATACTGCTTGTTTTTGAAGTGTACTCTGTCAACAGGAAGCCAgtcaaaataaattaaaatgatTTCGGGAATTATTTTGTGATCTTGTGTTATTTattacaaatagacacacacactcacatatgatGCTTATTGAAGTTCTCTTGAGTGGAGCACTCAACTGCAAAATtatcagatttttctctgtttataattgtgtgtttgagtaaaataaACATCGTTGTTTCATTGTATACATGACATTAACACAGAATTTCAAATTCAGATATTGTAATTTAAAACATCTATGCATcttggcagaaaaaaatgccatGTTTTATTCTGACTTTATTCTATTCTGAGAACATTGCAGTCCATGCATAAGCAGGtgttcatgctgattcatgtggtataTCCGATTTCACATGAAACTACACAAGCAGCACACATGCACTTTCTCATGCAAGTTAAAGGcctactgtgtaatatttttagtagtctgTCCATAGGCCacttcatgctgcctattcacaaatattattttttcacaaatacttatcaACACCATCAAatccttagtattcattatgatgatgattagtGTTACGCAGGAGTGTCTATAATAAAGTAATTCCACACAGGCATAGTAAATGGCAGATTAGCTGGCCACTGCATTTGGCCTCTGTAAACATGTTTAAAGTAAGACAACATTATTGGATTTGGTCCCATGTAACTGTATTGTCAACGGATGATTTGGTAGCCTATGCATTCTCTTTTATCTCTTGGACTGTAAGAATAGGCTACCACTTCATCAGTGCAgtgttcattcatttattctccatttattgtttattatcatAATTGAACCAAAGATGACACAAAAAAGTGAAGTATGCTCAGTTAAATGCAGACAGTCAAGAGCCGAATTATTGATAAAGTCCGGCAACCCCAAACTTTCACATAGCCTACTTCTCTCAGCAAACCGTTATTGCAGTGTAGCCTATATAAAAACTTGCATGCAACATGGAGAGAAACTGTGCTTGTAAACAAGGAACCAAAAAAGGGAACGTATAGGCAGGCCTAATACACCGTCGCACAAGGTTGTGGGTGTTACAGCGGAACTTTCAGCCATTTTATTCAAAATCGAAAGTAGCCAAGTCTGATAACAACCAGAATATTCTCGGTCTAGACAGCAACCATCTACCATCTGAAGCGATCGATATGCCTAACAGAACAGGAGAAGTTATTAAGAGACAATACCCCTTGCTGTTGAACTGAACTGCGCTCCGCTGCGCGAAGAAACGAAGGACTTCGGAGAGCTCGGACTCGCAGTGAAGGCGCAATGTTGGTTAGCGCGCCTGTCAGGTTGGTTACCGCGGCTGGATACTCGCCATGCTTAGCCAGAATCAGGCTGCAGAAAAAACGTTATTTTCCATTGAAGTACATCGGGTGGTCGAACATTTGTTTAACATTCTGAATCAGTGGAGAGAGGATGTAGGTGTACGGCTATATTTAGGCCGAATAAATTGGCCAGTCAAGTTGCGAATAGGGCACAGTTCAGTGCTACAATTGGTCTGTTTACATACCACAAACACCTTGTCTTGACCGTTTGTGTAGCTATTGCAGTGATGAAACAGTGAACTAAGTCTTACGTTTTTGGATTATTCAGATAGACACGccaaaccactgacttgtatagtataacAAGTCAGTGCGCCAAACTCCGTTAACTTCCTGTTCAACGCAACATGGCTGTTCCTGAAACGAACGACGCTGCGTCAGGTCTTTATTgaggacacagcacagcacaatggcGAGCTGTTGagtttgtgtcatattgtgtCAGGTATGTTGGGCTCATTGTCCAAGAAGTATTTCAGTAGCAaagtttaaccctctggttgtgttacggtcaaaaatgaccgttttggaacttcattcttaaataacttacACAAATGTCACTTCCtcatatcctccagctaacctattcaaatggtcaaaatgaaatataatgaaattcctaaagaattgtgaaagatacaccaacttgttacattcatggtgtttcggtcaaaaatggccGGACCATTAacttacatctcccaaagttatacagttatattacattcactttacactcatattcttttttgttaggcttttcagaatacaaccatatgtgccacattagtatagatgtttacagttagttgaaataagTGGAAAAATTAAAGCTGTTCTAAACTGCCTGAAAggctctgagaggccctagactccagagggttaataacacgaattggtgcaagataagaataAAAGCCTacaacaaagcagaataacatttaaatcaccttggaaatgtttcaaagggatgtctaaaaggtattaatcacagaATATGcgaatcagatttttaatcaatgtattattgcCTTTTTTTGTATGCAGTCAATTTTGActgttaacaccatgaacgtaaccatgttttaCAACCAGaggggtgcactgtgtaggatggtggccggagAAGGTATTACAACTACCATCGAAACTGCTGCTGtctcaaaaacaggttttaatttggAAAGAAAACaaagttcaaatccaaaatatagaggtactGTACATTATGAAGATCTTGGATGTGCAACTGTATTAGCCAAGTTCCCCATTTTTTACAATTTTCACGAGGTTCTAGGCTACTTGATTTTGTCAACAGCATCAGAAACAATTAgaagtttaaaaataaataataataataataaaaggacatgatcatagccaacatcactagcagatacaaaatgCACCGGACATATACAGAACAGTGCAGATGCTAAGGGTTGGTTAGTGTAATGATATCATATGACCACTGGGTGGCAGTGTGGGGTTACTGCACTGTACTACTGGAACTGTACTCAAGATAGCAGAACAAATGTAACAGGCAAACCATGAAGCCACGTGAATAAAGAAACACGGCTTATCCCTTTATTATGCAACTCCCAACTTTACAGTTAGTttttttagtagtagtaatagtaatacacAGTATTAGtttaatagtacacacacacacacacacacacacacacacacacacacacacacacacacacacacacacacacacacacacacacacacacacacacacacacacacctcgtgtcagaagtctggcctggggctagctcaaacattagtctagtagatactcacaaaagaggagagtctttacttgtttctggaaggctgcaagagatgtgcttagtcttgctgcctctgggagaccgttccaccacttgggtacaacgtagaacagtcttgactgagagtacctagagcgactggatggcagagccagatggcttgtgctggaggagtgcagttctcttccagtaacataaggctttAGTAAATCCTTCAGATTGTATTATAGTTTTAGATCACAATGATTTCTAATATGTCTGATAATGCTTCATTAACCAGCAATTTAGTAAAATATAGAACAAAACTTCCCACTGCAATTTAGTGATGGGCCTCACGCCTTGGCCTTGGATTGCAGTTTTGATTATGTAATTATTTAATGCGGTGCTTGGTAGACGATGAGATTTATGTCTGAAAGATAAAACAAATGAagttacgtttctctctctgtaccatgGAAAGACATAGACaggcagtcagtgtgtgtgtgtgtgtgtgtgtgtgtgtgtgtgtgtgtgtgtgtgtgtgtgtgtgtgtgtgtgtgtgtgtgtgtgctcgtgtgattTGGGggtggtcaggtgtgtgtgtgtgtgtgtgtgtgtgtgtgtgtgtgtgtgtgtgtgtgtgtgtgtgtgtgtgtgtgtgtgtgtgtgtgtgtgtgtgtgtgtgtgtgtgtgtgtgtgtcttgaccaGTGATGctgtgttggtggtccaggagagatCTTCACTGATGTTCACTCAACGGAAATGTGTCCTGTCCCAGATAGCATTGTGCACTGCATAATATACAGGCTAGCATAACATAGGCACATTTTACCCATTAAATGACGCTAAACCCCACATGTTACATTAGTGTTGATTAATATCCCTGAGAAATATGTTCAATGCTCATCAGTAGGCTGTTACCATAGAacaagttacagtgaattactgcaaactGGATGCAGTccaacagtttattcagttggCGGTTTCAAGACTAACATCTGTGGACTACAATGAGGAATCTGCAAAGTGGTGGCACCTGGGGCAGAGCAGACAGATCATCTATGCTCTCTGGAGTTGCATTTTTTCAATGGCTTGGAAGAATGTGAAATGGATATCCTGAATTTTTTGGTTAAGCTTACTGCTTCAATTTGCCTCTCAACCATCaagtctgatggcaaagcctATAAGTCTGACAAGTTTGTGGAGGAACTTTTTACGCAGGGTGGACTAGATATGTAGAAGATTGtgagttaatactcattgatagCTACTAATGCAATAACGTGGTGACAatatcaaactctgcctgttaccaCTACAACTTACGATGAGGTCTATTGTACCAGGTGTAAAAAAAGAGGACTCAAGAAGCCAAACACAACCAGAAAGACTACACGGTACTTTTTGTAGTGACACTCACAATGACACAGTGTGAATGAAAACAGAACGGAGTTCttttctgttggttcacaatttggtccACTTacaggattgagtttggttcgcttataggggactcaaaagaaaaatggctgctcatgtttccAAATCATTTGAAATTTGAGGAGGCGTGGTTTTCATAACTCTGTGGGAACTCTATGAACTCTATAAATTGTATTAATACCATTATCACTACTTTGGATATCTTCTTGGGAAGCAAACCCCTAGCGCAAAAAACAGTCGCTAGGGTCGTCTAGATTTAGGCTAGGTAAAATCCTGAAGCTTTTAACGTTAAGCACAGTTAAGGATGGGAGGGAATATCTcttcacatgcattcactgtgTTATTGTCTCTCTATTAAGTCTATGCTCGAGAGACATTGCACAAGCTTCCATTTCTCAGAGGAGCCTGGTCAGTTATATCATCAATAACACAAAATCCTTACTACCTTCAACAACATAAGATGAAAATGCTGCTTATCTGACGACCTCAAAATTGGAACACTTTTTGCATTCCTTGTTACAGCAACGTGAGCAGTGTTTGCTTtttctttattatttatataCGTAGTTGCTGGAAATgtataatttaaaaaagaaatgtgtCTGCTGGGAACAATATAGATGGACCAAACAACAGCGTGGAGAACACAACAGAGAAAGAAACCATTTAATATAAGAATCAAAGAACATTAAAACATCAAAATGAGACATAACtcattagaatcaaagaaaacaaCAGTACACTCACAGGTTAATCGTTAAGTGCTGCTAAAGAAAGGCCTCtgagtctggatttaaaactaTCAATGGTGAGTGTGTTTTTTACTTTGTCTGGTTCCAGAGCTTTGCAGCGtagcagctaaaggctgcctttACATACTTTGTTTTGACATTACCAGTAGGTTCTTCATTGATCTTAGATGGTTTATAAAGCTGAAAGATATCCTGTTAGTAGCATGGATTCAATTGTTCTATTTGCATATTTCTGATAAATATTTTCTTCAAATGATTGTATGTTTTTGCCTTTAAAGGTATTACATAATGTAATGATTTTCTGTGTTTGCGTATTTACCAGGCCACAGACACCTGGAGCAGtctctccagtgcccagctgtgtgtccatgaagagtgacaggTCTAAAGGGTGGAATCCTAATTTCAGCAGAGACCCTTCACAGTCTGACCCAAAGTAAGATATCAgcattgcacatactgtatatgaaattaaAAGATAGGCCAGTAGAGCGGCATGCAGCCATCCTAAAAGCGTTTTTATGGGAGCATGTCACTTTAACAGCTGATAAGGCTAACTTAGGTGTGACTCATAAAGGGTTATCATCACACAGAAATGTTAGTTACAGAtagtgctctaaattaacacccaccaaccaaccaaatgCAGGTGACATTTTGGCTAGTGGAAAATCACTGGCTATCCCATTGCCATCAAAGGGCTAAACGCCTGTAATGTGTGCTAAATTGCTCCATTTCCATATTCCTGACATGCGTGTTTTCCccacattaatgttttttttttaatcacaatgcatacatattcacacacatgtacagtgtgcCTTTAGAGATATTATGTAATACAATGCTttgctgtgtttgtgtactttACCAGACTACAGACACCCAGATcagtgtctccagtgcccagctgtctgtccatgaagagtgactggtcTATGGGGGACCCTCCTAATTTCAGCAGGGAACCTCCACATTCTGACCTAAAGTAAGATATCAGCATTGCCCACATTGCACACATAGGAAGCTTAATATGACCATGGCAATATattatgtgtttgtatgcatattGCTTTGAGGCGCTTTCCTTTGTAATACAATTCAAACAAATATATTTACAGTGTAGATGTGTGATTCCATGTTTTCCATGTAGCCCAGCCCATACATTCTCAATAGCTTCGCTGTGTTTGTGCACTTTACCAGACTACAGACTCCCAGAGCAGcgtctccagtgcccagctgtctgtccatgaagagtgacaggTCTATGTGGGAGCCTCCTAATTTCAGCAGGGAACCTTCACACTCTGACCCAAGGTAAGATATCAGCATTGCTTATTATATTGCACACATAGGAAGATAAACATGATCATAAGCATGGCAAGATACTTTGTGTTTGTAGATGCTCCTTGTGGCGGCTCTGCTTAGAGCGCTCATGACCATTTTCTCAGCACAGCTAACTTGGGCCACTCCGTATAAACTGTCATATTTCCAAGctttacattttgttttgacttttaaaCACCTTGCGACATCAACGTGGATGGAGGTTGCCTACTGGCTCCACATTATTTGAATGTTTGTTGCACCTTAAGATGCAGTTAAAGATCACCAGTAGGAAAAGCAATACTTCCGACCATGATGTCCACTTGAAACAAATATCCATAGCTAAAAACAACCAAGTTATTTCCCAATTCAATCAATTATTTGTTGAAGGAACAGGTTTATTGACTTGACAGTCAAGTAGCATACGATAGAACAGCCAAGGCAAGACTGCTTAGCTAGCAACAGGCCAGCAGCATTAGTGAGCTGTGGGTTATCGTGCAGCCAAACTTTCAAACGACAGATGACTTGATCAGCCCTCTTAGTTAATTACATATCTGTAACACTCACCTTAAGACTTGCAGTCGGGGGGAAGAAAAGCGTCATTCAATGTTGTGCGGCCGTGTGTGTCAACATTATTAGCCATGTTtgacggaggtcttcctgcacctgttcgtccccctcgcgGCGCGaatgtgcgacctcgtcaactacatcagttcggaaatgggaggcacagtacgataccgctggactaaacgACCAGTCCcacagcccaacggcatcgacattgtatgaggctttgggagggaggcttTGGGAGGGCGGTTTACTGACGTTCAACTCTGCTGGTTAGCTTCCGTTAAACATGCACGGCCCATGGCTACTTTATGCTGCTGTCTTCAAGTCTCTGACGTTTGGTACATAGGTTTTTGTTGTGATTGTATTTTGAAAGCCTGGTGGCTTCGACTCTCGCTGTTCTGTCGAATCACAGATGGGTCAGAGAGAATACAAGACAATAAAATCTTACTAGAATCACTGGATGGGTAGTCAAAAGCTGATTGCATGGTCGCTCATATTTCCTTATAACTATTCATTTGCGATCATAGGGGAGCCAAGCTAGTGAGGCTGGAGTGCTGCTGGCCTTGGAAACAGGACTGTAATACCGTTTCTCGCCACATAGGAGCTCAGTGAAgtgcggggtgggggtggggtgcgcCATTACGATTATAGCAAAATACAGCGTGAACCCagacaatgcaatgcaacaaaCTACATTTGGTTGGTCGGCGGAATCAAAAATCATCGATCAAATccttaatgattaataatcgatTCATCGATTAATTATGTCCATCCCTAGTTTCTACGAATAGGAAATAGTCTGGAATAGCCAGTAGCACCACAAGAGTAGAACATGTCACACAGAGATTTGGATCTGACACGCCGGTAGTCTACGGTAGCTGAACGGCAATGAAGGGAGCCAGAGTAACTGATAGTGTTTAATCTGTATAGTGTTTAATCTGTATAGTGTTTAATCTGTATTATTTACAACTACAGTCAAAGTTTCATGTGTGTTATTTACAGCTATATCCTCCAACCCCGCAAGCGCAAGTCTAAGCTAAAAACTAGCAGGCTAATCCTACTCACCAAttggtgttacattacattacattgcacttagcactTAGCAcgtttattcaaagtgacttattggttacagttcctggagcaatgtggggttaggtgccttgctcaagggcacttcagccatggatggagatgtagggagaggtcaggggttattcgaacctgcaaccataaACTAGCCATAGATTTGGATCAAATCACTTCTGCCATCGCTTGACAATGTCAGCCATGTCACTTCTCCAGCTCTGACTTGCTTAAAAGCTTCTGTAATAGAGCAGCAATCGCCATGTTTAAAAATTACCTCAGCCTACTGCGTTTGAAAGTGATGAAATCTGTTagaactaagttgtaatgtagaaACAACGCAGGACTCGGTagtacattttcaaactttatGAGAACGTCAGTCAGGAcagcatcagagattctttaatagagatatgccaacataataggtttctatgggcacctaacgcgaccaggttccggtctgcctaaaggggcgtgtcataatgctcctacaatgaataaaacagtccttaggtctaggtctgcctaaggggggccataatagaaccaggaaacaatgggccaatggaacctctctctctctactctctctgacagcaTGTGTGTAACTATATTATTCATCTTGCATAACTGCATGCAGAGACAACTGTAATGATATGAACCAGTGATTGGTCATCCTGAATGGTGTAATTCCCTATGAGCTACATAGGTGGCGCCCGTGTATTGTATAAAAGCCTAGTGTTGGAACATACAGGTtcagagcagtaggcctacaatgtagtAGTAACACAGCTGTGTACGCCTGTAATATGAAGTGCAACCAATTTACTATATAAAGACCGTTCTCTTCAAGTACCGGTGTGTTTATTGAAGAACCCACAACCCAAATGAAACAACAACACTCAAACCTATGAGGTAACAGTGCCACCTAATGGTGTGCCAATATGCAGGCACAACAAAACCCACATAGGCGTCATTTGTAGTGTACAACACAATGTAAAAGAGCGTTGAATTATTATTTACACATATACCGGTAATCTCTCAATTCTAGTAAAAATCAATGCTTTTGCTGTCATTTGAAATTCATCCTCTGATGTCACCAGACACTGTCCCATCAGAAACTTTTATTTTGTAACTTATCTAAAAACTATACAATTCTAAACCCAAATGATTTTTTTACTCAATTAATTAGTCGGATTTATGGGTTTTGAATAAAAGTGCACATAATATGTAAGTATGCTTTTCTAAACTTTAAAGGGGAGTACTGTATATGTGAAAATACCCTTAGGAAAGAAGCAGGATTTGTGTTGGTCTCTCATATTCCAAACAGTACCtcttggaaaaaaaacaccaattaCAAATGTATTGGTAGAAACAGTTTATATAAAATCCAGTAAATTAAGACATTTGTTCTGTGTTTGTATTAGAATATGTAGCCCTTTGACTTCATAAAATATGCTGTTCATGAGGCAAAACCAAGAAACACAGTGGAATTGTGGAATGTAATGCAACAGACCTGGGCTCCAATACCTGTTGACTGTTGCTGGGCCTGGATGTTGGTCgactccatgcaccacagatgtgAAACTGTTATTAGAAACCATAGTTATACAACAAAATATAAGATCAGGATGCCCAGCAAAGTTGAAATTTCAATTATTTGATAGTTTCTACAGAccttttttgaatttccaaagaCCGTTGTCAACACTGCAATTTTTTTTACCATTAGGCAACATTTCTATGAAAACGTATAATATTGAATTACTTTCCCCAATTTTCTTGCATTGAAATAGAATCTGTAGTGAATGTGCATTGTCCCAAATGCATTTTTGCTCATTAaagtacaatttatttgaagaagtTTGACATTTACCCAACTTTGCAAAGGcactgctattattttgagcaCAGTTGTATAGGCCTGTTTTAATAAATCTCAACATTTTGTGATTTCAGTGTAAAGATGGAGAAGTCAGACTCACCTGCACCCAGCTGTGTGTCTTACCAATCAATGGATCCACCACGAAACTTCACAGGAGAATATGAACCCAACCCAAAGTGAGCATAAAGATGATTTGCATTTGTTGGATGAACCTTTACGCTTCAATCAGGAACATAGACCTCCTGACTCAAGGTTCAGAGagtgtctttcatttcagttaAAATTAAATTCACAAAGCCACATTGGATTCCATTAGGGCAGTGTGTTCATATATATCCTGTTTCACTACAGTATGTGATGGTACGTGATGGGTGTGCTGTATTTGGTCTTCTTGTATGAGTATAAACTGGACAGGACGCAGTTATATTCATTCTGTGGTACACTGTATAAGGAGTGAATTGCACATTATAGAATTATTTGTCCTTTGAATTGAAGGAATTACCAACTGAATGAATCACCAATAATCAACTTGGATGTGGTACCTTTAGGTGACCATGTGTCAGGAGAATATAGCCATGTCATAGGGCCCAAAAACTAGTGGGAGCAAGTTCTATTTTACTGATATCATTTCCATGGTTCAGCTTTGATCTGATTGTTACAGTTCTTTGGGCTAAAATCTACTGCCGTTTAATAGAGATTATATTGTGATTTCAGACTGATGAAATTGGAACGATTCCACACACCTGGACTACACTCGGTGGATTCAGAAGACGTGAAAAGAGAATCTATTACACCAGCTGATTTCAGGTAAACTCCATCATTCCCTGATGTGCTGGGTATGATCATCATAGTTGTCTTGTATTCAAATGAGGCGTGGAGAGTGAGCCTGAGATTAAGCACTGCTTTTGCCTCTACAGTGAGTTGGCTGTCAGTCTCTTGACCAACGAGGACTTCAGATGTTCAGTCTGCAAAAGTGTATTGAAAGACCCAGTCTCCATCCCCTGTGGACACAGTTACTGCAAGCAGTGCATCACCTCATACTGGGAACAGCCTAGCCAAGCAGGCCACTACGCCTTTCCCCAGTGTCCACGCACATACAGCTCCCACCCGGCACTCTGCTCAAACTCAGCCTTGGCACTGGTGGTCCACAAGCTAGAGCACTTCAGTCCTGTCCTGCCTGCCCAAAGCTATGCTGGtcctggagatgtggagtgtgattTCTGCACCGGGCGGAAACTGAAGGCTGTTAAAACCTGTTTGACCTGCACTGCCTCCTTCTGCAGCACCCATGTGAAAGAGCACTACACTATTCCAGCACTGCAGAGACACACATTAGTGGAAGCTGTTGAAACCATGGAGGAGAAAATGATCCACACTGAATTGAAGGTATGTGAAGGGATAACCTTGGGTGGAGCTTCTGTGCTTTTGTTGTGAATAGACAAAGGAATACCTGGATTGGGACAAATTTAAAATTTAATATGCAAAACAGAAATGATGCTGCAAAATACAGTTTCATACGTATGTGGAATGCATCCAAAACTGTTTCAAGTTGGCTGTTGTCCTGTTGATTTCACTTGATCACTTAATAGTACAAACTACTTTGGTATAATGCATGCTGTAGAATAGCCAAACCCTTGTCAGACCTGTAGgcccgggagcgtacctatgttcccccggGTCCTACGTTCcttgggtcctatgttcccctgtctttgtatgggactggggaacatatgaccctttttctaaaaggTTAGTGACTTTTTCTGAAAAGTTTGaaagagttttcaaattgtgcccttcccaaaatcatctctaaacctaacctgtcagtaatgcaatgtttctgagttgtaaatttgtgccctgaccaacaaCATGCAATTTGCCACGCGgaagtctacttggaagcagcaggggaACATGTaacccttttctgaaaaaaaaaggcCCTAAGTTCccagaatattgcgctcctagtctctagggctgattctttgtcgaggcttataagcgacgcgcgggaacaccagcgttctatttcaaagacgcaagtagccagatcaatgcacttttttccaaccagaattgcactgaaacttaaaattacaccaacatttaagcgtcattgcgctgcgttggcctataacgcgccatcagtagtcttacggctacggtagagaaagggagagagggaaaacaaaacatcacgcaaataacttatcattatcggggccagaaaagtgatcgttcttgtaaaaagttatcgtccgatttattgacttatcgtatatcgtgacaggcttacatAGGAATGACCCCGTAGTTCCACACAGCTTCACAAGCTCAGCTCAACTAGGTCTGGGAGACAGTTTCCCATTCTCGGAGAATCCCACTTTCAAACAGATCTTTTTGAAAATGGGTTCATCATCTCACTTAA includes the following:
- the LOC134445181 gene encoding E3 ubiquitin/ISG15 ligase TRIM25-like, with protein sequence MEKSDSPAPSCVSYQSMDPPRNFTGEYEPNPKLMKLERFHTPGLHSVDSEDVKRESITPADFSELAVSLLTNEDFRCSVCKSVLKDPVSIPCGHSYCKQCITSYWEQPSQAGHYAFPQCPRTYSSHPALCSNSALALVVHKLEHFSPVLPAQSYAGPGDVECDFCTGRKLKAVKTCLTCTASFCSTHVKEHYTIPALQRHTLVEAVETMEEKMIHTELKEPHRSDSDESPSSSRKRRGQEEDPVLRVMTSMQQEIRQLKRQVSDLQDTISTSDCKVRKEEKNIR